The sequence CtggttggttttgaaaaatatgttaagtGGAGAATACGTTTGATTTTGGTCCCACGAGCTGTATGGATGGTTCTGAAAAATATGTTAAGTGGAGAATACGTTAGATTTTTCCTTTGGAATATAGtcctttatttatttgttttattaattcatTATTGAAAAAAATGCAGTGGCATATCATTGTAATTAACTTTAAAAGGCAGGGGCAGAATCCTATtagggattctgctttaatagtatagatgtttaTGGGTTTTCGCGGGCTGGGCATAAACTAGGTCGGGTTTTTTGTGGGTTGGGCTGGGCTGGGCTGGGTTATTTCACCCATTTTAACATCCCTAAACAAAATTGAATCAAGCTTTATCAAACTTGATCTAATCCCAAATCCTTGGAGGTTTTTTGACGGAAGTCGTACTCAACAATGAGACCAAGATTGTCAACCAGTTGATGATGCTGAAGACATCCACCACACTGCCAAAGGAAGACAATCAAACCAAATgactctcttttgttttgtctcTCCTCAACTCTTGGACATTCTAACCAAACATTCAAGAAAACAGGAGCAAAGTCTTACCTGGACAAAGACAAGGCCACGTTCATAAGCCAGCTGATTGATAAGCCGCTTTGTTCTTTCTCCGCATGAGTTGCAACTGAACTCCACAAGCAAACTTCTTCTTGGTAGTTTAATATCTACAGAAGCAACCTGTCCCTACCATAACAAACAACAATACCAAAGTCTCAGACAAGAGACACAAACACCATTGAGACCCAACTTCATTGAACTACCTCTGAGGAACCCTTTGGTTCTTCTTCATCAGTGAGAGACCAACAAACAGAACACGACCGGTTCCTTTGCTTGCGTGTAAATTCAATCACACGAGCAGTTCTCGAGCTGGAGAAACAATAAAAGGATGACTCTTTAGGAGATTTTCGTGAAGGAAAGAGAAGTTGAGATGAGACCCACGAAAGGAAACGTgatggagaagagagagagagagagttaagCTTAGGACCTGTGTAGAGACGATATAGGGCTTTGTTTGTACGAGAGAAGATGCGGCTTGTAGAAGCTGATTGGCTTCCGGTTAGTTATCGGAGAATAAATTGGAGCGATAACCGGAGATAAACCGGCCACCGTAGTCGCCATGTTTTCGTGTTGTCTCTATCGAAGGTAAGATAGTGGTTAGGTCTAGGACGGAGGAACGGTCGCCGTTGATTTTCTCCGTTTCAACTTTCAACGTCTCAGATCTCCCCACCTCAGCTacacatctatattattaaaactgaagtacactttagtaatgtttggaaacatgaatagtactataactgaaaattgtttggaaacgaagatagcagtactacattaattgtatttccatatttcactcatattaattatattgtcttaacaatatttcacatcattaattatattaccataataataatagtgtagattttatttagtagttaatcaatattagttttgtgtcaattataaaatcaaaaaaagtaaaataactgagttttgcataaggttaagcgtttgttttaatttgttttactataacatttttttttcaatcagtgaaaaattacgtagccaaaaacataattcaaaaacatgtttagtgaataaaatcataacttaaatcaaaataataaaaatgaattacattcattgtcacttaatttttcactcaatataattgcttactaaataaaaaaactctttcagtttcacttaatttagcaaaacacataaaaaatatcatttatattagtttataaaatcagttaggcatgaacactaaatatccacttaggtacgagtcgttcctttcgggtatcgttttattttgttttaaaattactcactccttgaatattataaatttatgtgtaggttttgagttgaatccttttgagtctggatgagtttggttctgatgtatatgaccctaaaatatctaaataaccaatgtatttgaaacggatttggatatttgtaccaaaaataaccatattatctgattcgatctggatcttttgaatacaattagttatattacgacatatctaaaatataaaacactaattatgaaaaacaaatattaatgtataaaaatataagtatagttttattttagtaatttcattaattatattactttaacaatatatcacatcattaattatatttaccgtaaaagtaataatgtagatttttatttattagttaatcaatattaactttgtgcaattataaaaaaaataaaaatgtaagataaccgagttttgcatatggttaatagtttggtttaatatgttttactaaaatttttttttgtcttagttccaattggtgaaaaattacatagcaaaacacataattcaaaggcatagtttatatgaacaagataataatttaaatcaaaataattataaagtattacatttattatcacttaatatttcacttcatataactattttattaaataaaaaattctttctatttttcttatttttgccaaatatatagaaagagttttctttttaatctatttgcaaaatcagttaagtatggacattcggatactcattgaggtacaagttgtttctttcgggattaatttttttggatttttaaattaggcgccacttggatattataaatttatgtatgatgcttgagttggatcctctcgggtctgaatgattttgattttgatgtgtagaaatataaaaatatttaattaaccaatgtatctgaaaagagtgtatatttgtaccaaaaataatcttattacccgattcaatccaaatattttgaatacaattagttatacgacgacacatcttaaatatataacactaatgataaaataacaaataatttataaaaccgtaaaaattaacacccgcacgggcgtgcgggtcaatctctagtaAGTTTTAATCTTTCTGCCCGACCAAATCAATATAACACACTGTTTTGTAATTGTTGATTGGCAAAAtcatagtttttatttattttttaaaaccttagtgtttttttttgtcaacaaaatcttagtttacttttgtataacctaattaacaaaatattttaatattataataacatAGATATCACATATACTTTTAGGGACAATTTGCTGAATACTCATAAGGAGCACTAAAATGAAGAATATAGCCATTCTACAGTAAAAACCCATCGATGTGACAAGTTCACCTAAAATTGTCCGTAATAACCTCCGAAGCGCGTGTGCGTGCAAATGATTCCAATGCACATGCTatactatactatataaaatgtaatataGTCTTAAAAGATAACccttaaaccttaaacccaaaccctaaacccaactTCTTAACTCAAACCATAAACCATAATGGaactacctaaaccctaaaccaaaactgtaaaccataaacccaaacCATAAACACAAATTCTTAACCCAAACCATAGACTCAAACGGAGCtacttaaaccctaaaccccctAAATCcaaattctaaacccaaattGTAAAACCAAACCATCGTCCATAACGAAgctacctaaaccctaaccttgaaggtctaaacccaaaccgtagaccctaaacccaaaccttaaATCCAAAACCCCCTAAACCGAAactctaaacactaaacccaaatcGTAAACCcttaacctaaaccctaaatccaaattGTAAAACCAAACCATCGCCCATAACGGAgctacctaaaccctaaccttGAAGgtctaaaatatactatatttcATTTAGAATAGTATGGCAATTGATGATAGTTACTATATTGATGATTGGGAAAAGGAGGAAAATGGATAGGTGAGGAACAGAAGGGGAGGAGCAGGAAGGAGGAAAGATAGAAGTATGGAGGAAAGGAAGGAGGAATGGAGAGAAAGACAAAGAGAGATCGGGGGAGGGAGGGGAGGAGAGAAAGAGTAGGAGGGAGTGTAAGAGTGAAAGCGACATAAGAGGAAACTATACtattttgatgaatagattagtATACTATAATGTAATGTTTATTCAAAGATTGTATGAAAGCTATATAAACTGTCAATACAAACATGTATGTGAATCTCCATTAACTTAGAACATTCATTCAACACAATAGCAAAATAATACCATTTATAAAGCATGAAATTTCAAAACGCAAATACACATTACCactcaatatataaataagGTGAAAGCTATATATTAGCGACAATACTGAAGGATAAGACAACAAAGCTGATGGAGTAGTGAAGGAGAAGAATCATAAGGCAAAGGAGATACACTTTACcgaagaggaggagaagaatTGTAACATACTATActgtaattataaaatagaatagagTACATTGCACAACGTTACTGTTCATCTTCCCCAATTCAATCCATCGTCTGTTTTCACTATCTCCAACCCAACAAACCAGACACCTGATATATATAATCACCCACAGATACAAGACGAGATCAGCTTGAAACTTAGACTATATACCCAAATGCTatgaaatcaaatcaaacttacCTTGATTTGTTGGGTTTGGAAACTCAATTGTGCCGCcgtaaaattgaaaaaaaccACTGAAACCCTAACTCTCAATATCCTACTTATACCGCACGACCGAAAGCACGCACACTCTTCAAATCTCCCTTCTTCGCTGTATGCAAGAGTTTGTAAAGTAGAAACAATTTTTCAATTTGCAAGATAATAATACTCGTTGATGTTTACACGCGCAGAAAAGGTTATTTTTGGCACTTTACACaacaatatataacatatagtaGCCAAAGTGATGTTATGGGTATGGAgttaatttttccttttcttatgtATAAAGACTCCAATTTCCCATACTTTTATGTCCTTACAGTTAGAAACATGAAATTAAAGtaatattagtttttaaaaGGTATGTTCTAATTTTCAGCACATATTTGTCTCGCCAATTTAGATTTGCATTGGCTATCTTAAATATTAACACTACAACCTTGaagttacaaaataatttaactggcaattctcaagaaaataagACAAACTCTTTCgtatttctccttttttttttatgaagaaCCATGAGGAAAGAAGGGAGAAATAAGATTCTTCATAGTTACATCAATTTTCGGACAAGAATAATAATAACAGTAATTCAAAAGATTCCTGATCAGATCACAAATACATGGTTGATCAAGAAAATAACAGATCCTTCTGTTCCTTTTTCTTCTCGTGTTCTTCCAAATCTCTGACAAAGCTAATAATATTAATGATAACCTATTCCATCAGGTCAGTCTTCTTCATCAACTTCTCTGAAAGGAAGTGGTACTGTCTTCACAGCTCGGAACTTCCCTGCGTTATTTAGGTGCTCATTCTCCAATCTGCAACAATGGTTTTGTTATTTCTCCCACATAAGCATCACAGTACATTTAATCTTTAATCtgataccaaaaagaaaaacttgaaaatagAGATTAATTTTACCTGTAAAAGTTCCAATGTCCTCTCCTAATAACTTCAAGAGCAGCCAAGAATAATCCTGTAACTCTGTAATCCACATGCTCAAAACTTGAGTGCAAAACTGTTTGTAGCCATGCCAACCTCAGAACAAGATttagaacctaaaaacagaaaaatcagagaggataattaaaaacattttcaCTAGATTCATATGTTATTTGGGTGATAAAAGATTTTGGATTTGTACCATGGAGAagtagtaaatatatttttggcgAAGCATGAGTTGGTTCCTAAGCCAACGGTTGTTGGAATTGCGTTGAAGTAAACCCCAATCTTTTACAAAGTCCCAATACAATTGGTAAATTGTGGCTATGCTTGACATAGCCACCACAAGGCAGAGCCAACCAATGCTCCTCTCTTTCTCATAAGCCACTTTGGTTCCAGCAGCTAACATCGCTGACACGTACTTCCCTAGGTTCACTAGGTGGCTCGTTTCGCCTTCATCAAACCACCTCCTTGCACACTGTGGCAGAGACTTTTTCAGTATTTTATAAAGGGGATACCCTAACTTGGGAGAGAAGAAAGATAAACTTGGGGAAGAAGCAATAGTTCAATTTTTACCTGCATTGCTCTCCAGTAGTATGGGAGGAAGGAAACTGCATAGGCGAGATCTCTGTAGTACTTGACTCTCATACAATATCCATAGTCCTGTGTTGCGTAGCTACCTGTCATATAGTAGCAGGCTATGTATTCAAGGTTCCTTAGCATCGGTACCTGTGAGTTAACCCATTTTCAAAGATCAGATTTTGATTCAGGGTTTATGTAAGAGATCAGGTTCTTAGCTCATGTTATTACCTGGCTGCAAAGTTGATCAGCCATGAAGAAATCGAGCATCAAGACTTTGTAAAGAGGTGAGAAGACAATGTTTCTGATGACTGATATAAGCCGGTAACGACTTGATTTGTAGAAAATGTTTATGGGACAAATAAGTATTAAGAAGAAGACCTGCAAAACCTCGAAAATATATAACCAAACATATTTAGATTACAACTTTACAAAAAAATGCAAAACACATGATGAGGAGTGATTAGTGTTTGTTAATTACCAGTAATAAAAGTCCAGGGATCACTTGAACTTGTCCAAAGGAGTAACCTTTTGCGAGAAGCGAGAGATGAGCAAACATGACACCGGTTATCACAGACATTGAAGCGGTACATATCAAGAACACATCTCTGAACTTGAGCTCATTTTCGGACTCAAGTTCGAATATGAAACTATAGTTTATCCTTGCTTTTCGCCACATAAATATGTTGCAACCATATAAGAATAAATGTAGAAACAAGAGCCCAAACATGctgcaaacacacaaaaatattaaatttgcaTTAACGTCTATTTGTTAATTTCTCATATATATGAAGATTACCATAATCATCAAGATTTTAATTAGATCACTCGCCTTAGTACAGGATATGCAGTTTCCATGTAGAAAGTGTTCTCAGGGTATTTTCTATACATTCCAGTCAAATGAGCCACAATGATGTAGCCAGCAAGAAGAGCAACAAAGCAACCAGTGAATAGACCTGAATAGAGATTATGATTTAAGTACAAGATTAAACCAGACCCATATAATCTCAAACAAGAAAGTTTGATTACAAAGATTCTTCAGCAGACAAGATAATGTTATGCAACAGAAAAAATTTAACAGAATGTGACGCTCTTAGTTGTCCACCCACAAAACTATAACTTACATTTGTGGAATCCTAATGTGTTTTGTGATAGGGTCcaaatactttttatttttggttggtCTGACAAATAAAAATGTCACAAAATCTACAGGTAAAATGTTAAAGATAAAAAGGTCTCACCAATGAAGAAGGTGACAGAGTGAGACTCTTTACGGTGGTGCGGTTTCAGATATTTCATTGCCTTTCTGCGATTTTCTCCTGCGAAGTGCTTGATGAACCACTCTTCAACTTCGTCTGATAGATTTATTACCTGTCATGTCCCAAGATTACAATCACTTTTAGATAAAAGTGATAAGACAAGAGTATAGGTGTCGATTTTCCGCTTGCACAGACATGAAAAACAAGAATCTAAAGTAGAGTTTCCATTTACCTTGTCTGAACTGTTGAAGTAAGAACTTTCAACCACTTTGAGATATATTGGAAGGATTTGTTTTCCAGTAACCTGAAACATCATAGTATGGTCTTGTAATTaaaaatggaaacaaaatatggTTGAAAAAAATGCTCTATTTTAAAGCTTACCTTATCGAATTTTTTGAGAATGTTCATGAAGGCTAACATGTTCAAGTTTCTGTAAGTTTTGAGATAATTCAACCCTTTGTAGAGTTCTGTTAAAGCACCTTTGATCATCTTCTCGGCGTGACTTAGTTTTTTCTTGCTGATTCTTAGCTTGTTTACTCCATCTGGACCACTTTTCTTCGACGATGATTGGTTTATCAAATCTTCTTTGATCATGTAACTTATAGCTGAGAATGTACGAGAAGGGTTTGTCAGTGGAATCTTTATCGTGAGATTCTTCCCCTGGCAGCTGAAAACTCGACCAGAAACCGTCCTCAACTTCGAGTTCTCGTTGTTGATTTTGATTTGTTCTTCTGATCTAGAAGACTCCAATGCTTCTGTCCCATTGTTTTCCAAATCCTCTAAGCAAGATTCTTGAAGCTCTGTTTGCTCTGATCTGCTCCTGATAGAGTCTTCCTCTGCATCAAGAAATAGAGCAAACTAAGTAAACCAATTCTTGAAATCCATGCAAACATATaacattcaatattttatatgtttgtgtGATATCTTATTATTACCACATAGGATGGTGCATGATATGGAGTCATCTTCTTTTGATTCTTGACTAGACTCTCCATTGGCTTGCTTTTGTTTAAAAGCATCTTTTAGCTCAATGAGTATCTCCATTTGCTTCTTCAAGCACTCTCCTCTCTCCAAGAACTCTTTCTCCTTGGTCTTGTAGAACTGATTCACTTTGTTAAGCTGTGTGTCCAGACACGTGAAGAACTCTTTCGCAGCATGGGTATCATCAGCAACCTTCTCCAGAAGTTCCGTCTCATACACGTCACTGTTACTTCCTGAAGAAGCAAGCTTTCTATGAacctattaaaaaaatcaaaatcattaataCAAAACAATGAATAGTTGTTAGGTAAATCACAAAGGATAGAGATATTAGTTTTAGTACTTTGATGGCTCTAGAGTGTTCCCGTTCCTTGTTACCGAAAAGGGAAATGTTTCCTAAAGAAGACTTGATCGTTTTGATGAGAGAAGTTTCTGTGTGTTTGTTCTCAACTCCATTGGTTAGCAAATGGATTTTCTTGAGGTCTTTCTTGAGCTGAGAGTAATCGACAAAGGCGTCTTTCCATTCAGGCACAAGCTGCCCCTCAAACTGCTTAGTGAACTTCACCATATCTTTTCTCTCTTAAGTCTTAAATTTGAGAAGAAGAGAGTGTGTTTGTTTTGTTGAGTGTAGGGCAAGAGAGGACGATGAGGTTTGTTTTATAGTGGACAAAAGAAAAGGCAGAGAAAGAGAGGAATATATTTGACTAGGCTTGCTTGCTCCTACTGATGATGCCTCACAAAGCACATTCTCAAATATCCTTCCTAAAACCAAATCAcatgttctaatttttttatcctATGCTTCTTCAACTTGTGCTTTTAGGGAGGTAAATCTAGTGTCACGTGGGGACCTATGTTCTCGCCGGAATATATTCACCAATACTTTTCTGGTCGCCGGAGCTTCTTGTATCACTGTCCACAACTACAAATGTTTCATCTATGACTATGAGTGAAGCTTGTAACGAACTAGATGAACGGTTAAGGGTAATTTGGGTATTGTTCATTGGATAACCTGAAATAGTAAGTAGTTTGTAATGGACCAAAAATAAGTTAGGAGCCGAGAGACACAAAAGGTGAACTCAGATAGGACCAGCTCGATTTCCACCATGTTTTTTTCGAATGGTAATGAGATTTTGAAAACATATCAATCTTAAAGAATCGTAAAAAGAAGAACACcaacaaccaatcaaattttgattttcatTGTTACATATTACAATTGCGGATGTCAAAACCATGCTATAGCAGTAAAGTAATGTAAGTTTTTGCCAATCAGAACATGGATTGATGTTCTTTATAATCCACTTCCAGAAATACAAAATTACAATGCATATGCATGTAGAAATAATGTTTACAGTGTTCTTTTTGCATATTGCAAATTCTTAAGTGGCGGCAATGTCCTAGCATTAATTTGAAATGTAATTCAAGAAACCGAAgtgtgcaaaaaaaaaaaaatgcaatctATAGCAGGTTcatcaaattttataataaacttcaatttgtaatattttaaaagcGTTCAACGTTCTAttgcaaacaaaaacaaaatatatatatatgctttaacacatagtttttttttttggtaaaatgttaagctTTAACACATAGTTAACTGACTATATTTTGCATAACCACAGAAACTTTCCATATtttgtttgatatcaaagaatATAGTTTCGCATAGGCCTAGTTTCGCATTCTagtaataaacaaatattatgcGAATTCAAATATGTTCACTGAGGAACAAAAATTTGAGTTTTAGATGCCATTTTCGTagtatgattttaatatttgtcttgtattttcttgttgttcattattttatatattttaggcaAGACATTACTACAACGCACAGGATGCCATAAAGCTTTATGCACGCGGTTTCTAAGTACGTTTTTGAGCAACCATTCGAATGGATGGCATTGAAAGTGGTCATAATGTGCACAATACATATTCTATTCTCTGTACtagtaattaataaaaatggtaaa comes from Brassica rapa cultivar Chiifu-401-42 chromosome A02, CAAS_Brap_v3.01, whole genome shotgun sequence and encodes:
- the LOC103852519 gene encoding phosphate transporter PHO1 homolog 1 codes for the protein MVKFTKQFEGQLVPEWKDAFVDYSQLKKDLKKIHLLTNGVENKHTETSLIKTIKSSLGNISLFGNKEREHSRAIKVHRKLASSGSNSDVYETELLEKVADDTHAAKEFFTCLDTQLNKVNQFYKTKEKEFLERGECLKKQMEILIELKDAFKQKQANGESSQESKEDDSISCTILCEEDSIRSRSEQTELQESCLEDLENNGTEALESSRSEEQIKINNENSKLRTVSGRVFSCQGKNLTIKIPLTNPSRTFSAISYMIKEDLINQSSSKKSGPDGVNKLRISKKKLSHAEKMIKGALTELYKGLNYLKTYRNLNMLAFMNILKKFDKVTGKQILPIYLKVVESSYFNSSDKVINLSDEVEEWFIKHFAGENRRKAMKYLKPHHRKESHSVTFFIGLFTGCFVALLAGYIIVAHLTGMYRKYPENTFYMETAYPVLSMFGLLFLHLFLYGCNIFMWRKARINYSFIFELESENELKFRDVFLICTASMSVITGVMFAHLSLLAKGYSFGQVQVIPGLLLLVFFLILICPINIFYKSSRYRLISVIRNIVFSPLYKVLMLDFFMADQLCSQVPMLRNLEYIACYYMTGSYATQDYGYCMRVKYYRDLAYAVSFLPYYWRAMQCARRWFDEGETSHLVNLGKYVSAMLAAGTKVAYEKERSIGWLCLVVAMSSIATIYQLYWDFVKDWGLLQRNSNNRWLRNQLMLRQKYIYYFSMVLNLVLRLAWLQTVLHSSFEHVDYRVTGLFLAALEVIRRGHWNFYRLENEHLNNAGKFRAVKTVPLPFREVDEED
- the LOC103852518 gene encoding uncharacterized protein LOC103852518 produces the protein MATTVAGLSPVIAPIYSPITNRKPISFYKPHLLSYKQSPISSLHSSRTARVIEFTRKQRNRSCSVCWSLTDEEEPKGSSEGQVASVDIKLPRRSLLVEFSCNSCGERTKRLINQLAYERGLVFVQCGGCLQHHQLVDNLGLIVEYDFRQKTSKDLGLDQV